The sequence below is a genomic window from Bacteroidota bacterium.
CAGATGAAAAACTGCAAAACCTGCGTAAAATCTTTTACTGAAACCAAGCACTCCAGCAGAAAAATCGGGATAGGAAACTACCTCCTGATTCTTGGTTTCATTTGTATTATAGATGAACCCATATTTGGGATCAATCTGGTCGCCAAAAGTAAGTTTTGACCAATCCAGTTTTTTCTGACCGTAAGTTGCCTGAAATCCAAACGCCATAGAAAATTCACGGGTAACAGCAAGTTGGTAGGCATACATTCCGCTGAAGCGTGTAATGCCCATGGTTCCCATACCCGCCTTGTCATTTAAAAAATGAATTCCCAATCCTCCGGATACAGCCTCAACCCGTGTATCAAATGAAAAACTGGTAGTAACAAAAGTTCCTGTAATATTCGGCCATTGGTTGCGATAATTGAAAATAATTCTGGGACAACGATGACTTCCAGCAAAAGCGGGATTCAAATATATAGGATTTGCATAGAATTGGGTAAAGTGAGGATCCTGTGCTTTGATTTCATTCTTAAAAGAAAAACAAGAAACCAAAAGAAAAAGAGCAGAAAGTAATTTCTTCATTGAGTGCATAAAGTTTATTTTCCCTATAACAAGCTAAAAGTCAAATAATTTTATAAAAACAAAAATAATTACAAAATATTAATATCATTCCTCCGTTAGCGACATGCAACCTAATTACTACATTTCTAATCTTATCTGAACTACAAAGGTACTAATAATATTGAAAAAGGCAAATTTGAATAAATAGAATTAACCTTTATCCTTAAACTTATAAAAAATATATTATACCTTTGATTATATCGTTTTTATGAAAAATAGAGCTTATTTATTATTTTTTGCTATTTTTTCAATGATTGTATCTTTTGCCCAAAGCAATAGGATTGCTTCATTAAATCAACCCAAACCTGAAAAAATAATTTCATGGCAAAAGTTAGTTACAGATGAAGTGCCGGGACTTGGCAAACAATCTTTTCTTACTTTCCAAAATGCGCAATATGATTTAATCAATCATTTTTTCCCTATTTATTCTGAACGGGTTGCTCTTCCTTATTATACGGTTTCTGCTGATTCCAAAATTTATAATGAAATATATCAGTTGTTAAGTGATTCGGAGAAAACGGTCGTTACCAGTTACGATAGTCAAAAGAAAAACTTTATTTCTGACGGAATAAATCCTGTTGTAACAATTTCTTTGTATAGAAAGAAACCTTATGCTTACATTCAGTTTATTCCGATAAGAAAAAATAAAACAACCGGCAATTTCGAAAAGCTTGTTTCATTTTCTCTGCAGGTAATTCCAGATAACAGTCCCAATACAATAATTAATTCTTCTTCTCAAAAAACGTATGCTTCAAACTCTGTTCTGGCAAATGGAAAATGGTATAAAGTCGCACTTTCTGCAGATGGAATTTATAAAATGGATTATTCCTTTCTGAAGAATTTAGGATTAGATGCTAATTCAATAAATCCTCAAAACATCCGCATTTATGGAAATGGAGGAGGGCAATTACCTTTTGCCAACTCAGGATTTCGATATGATGATTTACAGGAAAACGCTATATATGTTTCCGGGCAGGGAGACAGCAAATTTGACTCTACGGATTATATTTTATTCTATGGTCAGTCACAGCACCGATGGAAATATAACAGCACCGATAATAAATTCCATCACAATCTAAATGTTTATTCTGACACAACTTATTATTTTATTACAGCAGATTCAGGAATCGGAAAAAGAATTACAACACAAAATTCATTAACAACTCCTCCCACAGACACCGTTACAAGTTTTGACGATTATCAGTTTCACGAACTGGAAACCAATAATCTTCTGAAATCAGGCAGGCAATGGTTCGGAGAAACGTTTGACATTCTTACTTCTTTCAACTTCACCTTTAGTTTTGCAAATATTGAAACCTCGTCAAAAGCTTATGTGAAAGTTGAATGTGCGGCAAGGCGCGATTCACCTGGCACTGATTTTTTATGGAGCACTGCAAACGCTTCTTCTTCTTTTAATGTAATGGGCGTTGCAACTTCAAACATTACTTCCACCTATTATAAAACAAACTCGGACACGCTTAATTTTTATCCTTCTTTAT
It includes:
- a CDS encoding type IX secretion system membrane protein PorP/SprF, which produces MKKLLSALFLLVSCFSFKNEIKAQDPHFTQFYANPIYLNPAFAGSHRCPRIIFNYRNQWPNITGTFVTTSFSFDTRVEAVSGGLGIHFLNDKAGMGTMGITRFSGMYAYQLAVTREFSMAFGFQATYGQKKLDWSKLTFGDQIDPKYGFIYNTNETKNQEVVSYPDFSAGVLGFSKRFYAGFAVFHLAEPDEAFLYSNSPLPMKFTGHAGAVIPLDGRYGQSNISPNIIYQQQQDFRELNLGLYLTKGPIVGGLWYRNEDAVVALVGFQQDPVKMGYSYDITVSKLGIVTAGSHEISFQLLFKCRPRHKKFRTVSCPSF